Below is a window of Arabidopsis thaliana chromosome 2, partial sequence DNA.
GCTCTGTTGTTGACAAAGTTCTCGAAACACCAGTTTGGGTCTTCATCTATGAGAATTTCAAGTGAGCAGGGTTGGTGAGGTAAATTCATTTGTCTTAAGCAGCTATAAGAGAAAAGTTGCagatagagaaaaaataactCACTGTTTTGCTTGTAGGCGTGGTACACGTTTAGCAACGTCAGGTGATCTCCATCAATGTGTCCAAACCTAGCTTTAGCTTCATCTGCTGCTTTTTGAGCCTCTCTAGGCCGGACAAAGCAATTCGGTACTAGAgaaagaattgtttttataacaGAATATGCCCATGGAAGAGGTCAGCAGATGCATAGAGGCGAGAGACGATACCATTTGCTTGTGAGAATACTGAGAAACTGCAACTAGATGCATCAGGTTTTACTTAGAACTCCCCAACCATGGACATGGAGACCCCAAACTAGTGACTAGTGAGCTGCTTATGACAACCTAACTCTAAGATTAAAATTGAATGGCAAACACAGACACTAGTGAATTTTAAGAAGACACATGGGATGCAGTAGATGTTCATGTGTATGACATACTTATAGATGCGTTCACATACACACAGACTTATTTCCGTAAATTCAAGTGAAGTGAAACATAGTACGCTCAAGTAAACCGACATCTATAATGAACTTTGGAGAAGACAAACCATACTTACGAGTAGAAGATGTACCTGATAACATTGCAGAAACCGAGAGAATCTCATTGGAACAGTTGAATTCAGGACTGACTATGAGCATCTTTGACATTTGTGGATCCAAGGGAAATTCACTCATTATTTCACCCGTCTTTGTCAAGTTACCTTCATCATCAAGTGCTCCCAAATAATTCAGAACCTCTAATGCCCGCATCAGTGTCTCAGGAGCAGGAGGATCCATGAAATCAAAGTGCACCAAGTCATCAATGCCAAGTTTTTTCAATGTCAGGACTGTATTTGCAAGGTTTGATCTCAATATCTCAGGATATGTCTGTGGCTGCAGGTCATTGTTGAAACTCTTCTCTGTGTAGAGCCTAAAACATTTTCCAGGGCGAGTTCTACCAGCACGACCTGATCTCTGGTGAGCACTTGCCTTTGATATTGGGGACACCAACAATGACTCAACTCGAATCCGTGGGTTGTAGACTTTCTGCTTAGCAAAACCAGGGTCAATAACATAAACAATCCCATCAATGGTTAGAGAGGTTTCAGCAATGTTGGTTGAGACAACAATCTTTCGTCCAGCAGGACCACCTTCTGTTAACGGCACTGGAGCAGGGTCGAAAATCTTCTGCTGCATCGCAGGTGGAAGAGTAGAATACAAAGGCACAACTTTGACAGGACCCACTTGATCTCCAAGATTGCTGACCTCTTTATTGATTTTACGGCAAGCATCTTCTATTTCCTCCTCTCCAgttaagaaaacaagaatatcTCCAGGTGGCTCGCACATGTGTATCTGAACAACAGTCCTTATAGCAGCCTCGAGATAATCCCTCTCAGGTTCCTGTGTATAGAAGATCTCAACAGGATGAAGCCTACCAGGGACTTTCATAAGAGGAGCACCGCTAAAATATTCCTGAAACTTTTCAGCTTCTAAAGTTGCACTCATGACAACTAGCTTAAGATCAGGCCTATTCCTCAAGACCTCTTTGAGAAGACCAAAGAGCACATCCGTGGCTAGAGTCCTTTCATGAGCTTCATCGAGAATAATAACTTTGTATCTCTCTAAAAGCGGATCCGCCATTGCCTCTCTCAAAAGCATACCATCAGTCAAATACCTGTAATAACAGGAGAGAAAGGTTATGATCAGAACAGAAACGTTATAAAGCTGAGAagccaaagaaagaagaacaaaaacactCACTTAAGCATAGTACGAGAGCTAGTACAATCCTCAAAACGAATACTGTAACCAACTTCTTCACCAATGGAGACATCCATTTCATCAGCAACACGACGAGACACAGACATTGCAGCAACTCTACGAGGCTGGGTACATCCAACCAACCATTTCCTTCCCTTATCGGAGTTGTCAGCCACCACAGCATCTAATACAAACTGTGGAATCTGTAGAATACAATGAAATGTTATGTTGGATCACACTAAACACTAATTCCAAAATCGAAATTGAAAGCTTGAGCTACCTGTGTAGTTTTACCACTACCAGTTTCACCGACGAGTATGAGAGTTTGATTAGAGTTCAAAGTATTGAGAAAGTCATCTTTCTGGAGCCAAACGGGAAGatctctcctcttctccaGAATCTCGAAATACCTCTGAGAATAAGCCTTTCCGTTCCATTTGTTGATCAGATTGCTTCCACCACCAGCCGCCGCCGCAAGTCCGAGACCATTGGATTTGGTGTTCTTCGACGAAAGAGAAGGATCTTCCATAACATCGAACAAACTAACCTTCCGTTTTCTCTCTGTACCCATTACGAACGAACAAAACGAGAGACAGATAGATTTTAGGCTCAACGATAAGCAGCGGCGCGAGGACTTTTCAGGTTAACCccttttgtctcttttgatatttgttttaggCACCAAGGCCCGTTAAGTTCCCTTGTGGGCCGACCTATGTATGTAAAGCCCATGTTTCtctgaatatatttttctgactctctcattctttttttgtttgttaaaaagtaaaaacactAGCATTTTGATTATTGATCACAAAGAACCTCTCCAGCCTCCTCTTACTTTGACAAGGATGGATATGGTAcaatagaaagagaaaaaaacacttacaccacttaaacaaaatacaacaaaaaaaaaaaagtggacTGACGCAAATAGAATTAAGGGTATCCTTAAGCATTGCATTTGCAATACGAAGTGCATAGAAAGCATTTGAGACTGCGAATTTGATCGTCACTTAATTCGAAATTTACTACCCCAAGGTTGAGTTTGACATCAGGGTTTGAATACCTTcattgacttcttcttctttagtagCTATTGTCGTTTTGATTCAAAACTGCTAAGGTAAAATAAGTATTTCTTCAATGATATTGTTACGGCTTGAGAGTCTTTTGGATCTAACAAATGTATATTGAAAGTGGAATAAACTTGGAGACATGATGAGCAAAATTGttagttgttttctttgataCAATGGGTCTCTTAAGTTTGTCTTTTAGTCATTTACTTTTAAGCCATCGAGAGTTTTGGTACGTTTGCTTTCGGTTGCATTCGTGGCTTTGTTTGGGACAATGATTATGTACCTTCTTCGGTTAGGGATTATCACTCACCGTAAAGGTCAATACAAACATACTAAAGCCAATGGCGTTGCTATGCACTCACTagacaaaaagacaaaaaagtgATATTACCTCATAAGATTGTTTTTCCTTCCTTGTTCTGTTATGTAGAACATTTTCTCACACACACATGGCtacaaaagtaacaaaaagaaaaaggaaacaaaaaaagtttatttgcATGGTAACTTGTTTCTCTACTTTATTCTCACAAGGCCACAAGTCTATGCCCTTTGGGGATGACACAAAGCTATGATTGGtatttgctctgtttcacAACCATTTTAAccaaaccctttttaaaagaAGACTAAAATTAGTGAAGAGAGTGACAAatttttctcctttgttttgaatttttttttttaaataattgaaaatagcTAACAACAATAACACAGTGCATACGTCTTTATTCTTCACCGCAGTGTAATCATGAAACagcaacaagaacaaaaggggtaaataaagttttaaaaataaataagagaaaTCATGAAGGGTCGATAGAAACATAGAGAAGAGTAGGTAGAAGTAGTTGGGTTTATGCTTCCAGTTTCGCATTAATTTCCTCTTTAGTTATCTCGCTTAATTAATCTTGTTGATTACTATGAAACTAGTTAATTTTTCCAGATTCCAAGACATATATCGAAgcgaaacaaacaaaaaacaattaactGACTGTGTATTTGACTAGAGAGAGATTGATTAACCTGAAACCCTAGAAGGCTACTATATTAGAATCATAGATCAAATAagttttcaattaaaaaaaaaaacacgaacTACAAAGCCTAGCTTTGACATAGTGTTCATGCAAAGCccataacaaattttaaaagacGACCATTGTTGTAAATCGCCTACGATCAGTAATTTACAAAAcgacaaattattattatgcGATTAAGAAGTTTTTGCCAATCctaatatttacaaaatcatgtttactagtccacatattttttttaagaatctGGTGCATTTTTGtgttataaattataagttcacacatttataatataagttcacagtaaataaaaattacatttataGTGATTCAATGGTGAAAATCACAAGTACTTTCTCGGCTTGGTACAATCATCATTACCTTACGATTTCAGAACCATAagaaaacatcttcttcatcagaacAAAAGATCCGTTTCTTTTAgacaattatacaaaaaaaaactagattaaAACTataagactatatatatactactacTCTTCCTTCAACATATGAGACGGAACAACATCTTGCAGAAGTCCATTATCTTTAACCAAAACTCGACTCTTCTTCACACGATTATCATCACCATACTCATTAGCGTGGCTATTAAGGTACTCGTTGACTCCTCCAAAACAAGACATGAGTTCTTGTTGCTGCTGTTGGTGATGGTATTGGACAAGCTGTTGGAACTGAGGAGAGATTAACGTGGAGCCATCAATAGGAAACCCAAAGCAACCATTACCGAGACTCGAAGCAGCTCCTGACGATCCGAAGAAACCTCCAGTGGAAATAGGACGAGACGTGAGTGGACTAATGTGAGTGTGTTGACCTTCGTAGGTTGTAACCACAGTGCTTGGATCTCTGAATGATCTCtccactctcttcttcacGTTACATGAAGCCGTTGTGCAACGGTAGTAACTCCTGCAAACGAAACACCATTTACACAAAATCAACTTTGGTTCACAATTAAGTCTTTCTTTGGACACTGTAAACAGTAgtaaatttaattagtaaaCACTAACACCCAAACATTAAGAAACAATGGGACAGTGCTAGATCCAACAAATTAACATAGTGCATGTACCCAAGAGCaaatcaaaaaagaagaaacaaaacaacaaggaaaaagatttgatttttcttcttgttgttgtaaaaCTATGGTCAAAGGATATGGATATATTTGCTGATACCTGGGAAAAGGACTGTTTTTGACAGCTTTTTGACCATATTTTCGCCAGCGATAACCATCTTCGAGATGATCAACTTCACTCTTTGTCATGAATGCGACTCTTgcctctctctgtctcttctgattattcttctttgctttcaaCCTGTTCATTAAAAATGCTTTCTTTAGgatacttctttttttttttgtctctgaGACTTTTTATCGAACAGCTTCTGgactcaacaaaaaaaaaagtgagaaattTTAAGAACTCACTGTTTCTTAGTATGACTCTTCTCTTGTTGATCTTcacctccttcttcttcattgtcttcTGTTTTCGGTTTCTCTTCATTTAGAGCCTCGCTTGAAGCAGACGAAATCGATGACGAGTTAGGAGTCGCCGGTGGGTTTATCAACAAATGATCCGAACACAAAGACTCCACCTTTGACGTCACTAATTGCTCTGACGGTGGAGCTTGAATGATACTTGAAGACAGCTTCGCCGATGgttgcgtttgcgtttgcggTTGAGACGTTTGGAGAAGGAAGGAATGAGGAGAAACAGTAGCAAAGTCTTGATGCTGCTGAGAACTTAATAACTCCATGAACCCTAAAGAATGCCTCTCCGCCGCCGCTAAATCTCCGAAATCCCAAACGCTTTGTGACGACGGGTAGTAAAAACTCGTCTTTGAGAAATCTGTAAACTccattgttgttcttcttcttctctcgcTGAGCTTTACCGGAAACAATCTATCAAATGGctttaaaaacagagaaatcgcATCAAAACAGAGATCGAACACAAAGCAAatgtcaaaatcaaaaatacaaaaagatcAATCCTTGTAAAGAAAGAGTTTTTAGGGTTCAAAGaggagagatagagagagaagaaagatgaaatgTATGGCGTAAGAGAGGAAAGAGATAATAATGACTCAAGGATTTGATATTTGTCACCGCACTGTGTTAAATGGTGGtccttgatttttttttattgaccGGCAATAGCAGGTTAAATATACAGTACGGATGGTTACAGACTTCCAGTAACCGGTTATATCACACGAAGGTTTTTTCAAAATACTGTAGTCATTGGTCAACGCGTAAGTCAGAGAAGACAGTGAACGCTTTCATACGTCCGGTTTTTGACTGGTTTAGTTAAACCGGTTTTTAGAGCTAGTGTGAAAGAAGAACGAAAATAAATAGTTGTTGGctcaaataaagaaattaaaatacaataaaaaggCTCTTGGTGTTGGTTCGTGTGCATGGGAATcctctttttagtttttattaatgtgaacacaaaaatttgttcatctttaaacaaaaaaagagacttGTCCTTATTGTTTCCTAAATTGTTTCAATATATAGACTCAAGCCATGAGTCATGTGTGGGCGGTGAGACCGTTGTCCGTGAATCGTGATCAAGAATCATTTTTATGTCGAAATTTCGTAGTATTAATGTTTCGTTGTTATTAGACAAAATAATCAGTAGTAAATTTGTAAAgcgaaaagaaaaatgtgatcGACACTACTTTTGATCAGGAAAGAAGCACGTATGAATCTAAAATCTTCGAcgtttttatgaaaataaataatttaaagtgGTGGAGAATTAACATATATTAGTATCATATTTATATCGAAAAGGCCGAATTTAATGGACCGTGTTcacatcttctttttgtcttttggaaTGTTATTATGCGAAGAAAAATATCTGATAAAAAGCCTGCACCGCAGGTctaatattcttcttcttctttctgttgGTGCTTGTGAACGAAGTAATActttagtttttaataattaagcGAAAGGAAAATTTGTCCAAAGAACGCAGAAAACTTGTAAAACTCTGGTTACAAAGCTATGACATATACATGTGTGTtgattgtgtatatttttgtattgaaATACGTGGAAACATATAGCAAGGTTATGATAATATTTAGTTCAGTTTGGGGCCACGAACATGTATACGTTGCAGGTTGCATATCACAAACTGTCTActgttaaattttattcaatcaaacaaatcGGTTTCTCACATACTTACTACTAGGTAATACACAATATTCTTTCTACTTTCCTAATTACGTTAAGATTAGTGTTTTTTATACATTCGTAGCACCAATTATTGATGTAGGCGGATATActatataatttgataaataagATTATAGTACTACTCCATATGTTTAAAGGTTAGTGGACCCAAAGAAAATCGGAATAGATCAAAGTGAAGGGCCCGGATTAGTATAACTCCTGCATGCCTCATGGATCTTTTTTATAAACAGCGGTGATCCCGAtgactaaagaagaaaagctaaAGGTTAAACAAAGTCAAGAtttgaatttctctttttgttctttttttaccGATTTTCCTATATATAATTTGCTTTATcctttttgaatttgtttacCTCGGCTTTGCgaaaactaaatttgtttttgattttgcgaaacaaaaaataaggaaagaagaagcatgCACGTGTGGTGTACAAGAGTGAGTGGTGACCCACTCTCGTATAATTTGCTTGCAAACTTAGCTCTCCTTTTGCATGCTTCCATGATTTTGTTTCCCCCCTTTTTTTAGTAAcctattttaatttaattttcttcgaCCGTATTTCATAATAAtgtttcaagtttacagaTATTACTAGTTACTACGACCTGACTATTATAGGATCAGTCCTAGtcaaaacatttttggttgtttttttcGCCTagtttatttcttaattttgaaattggaTAATAAAGAAAAGCGTCTCAATCAAAGGTCGGCCAAAAGACGCGCGGCTCGGT
It encodes the following:
- the WRKY23 gene encoding WRKY DNA-binding protein 23 (WRKY DNA-binding protein 23 (WRKY23); CONTAINS InterPro DOMAIN/s: DNA-binding WRKY (InterPro:IPR003657), Transcription factor, WRKY group IIc (InterPro:IPR017396); BEST Arabidopsis thaliana protein match is: WRKY family transcription factor (TAIR:AT3G62340.1); Has 3541 Blast hits to 3088 proteins in 202 species: Archae - 0; Bacteria - 3; Metazoa - 11; Fungi - 7; Plants - 3503; Viruses - 0; Other Eukaryotes - 17 (source: NCBI BLink).); the encoded protein is MEFTDFSKTSFYYPSSQSVWDFGDLAAAERHSLGFMELLSSQQHQDFATVSPHSFLLQTSQPQTQTQPSAKLSSSIIQAPPSEQLVTSKVESLCSDHLLINPPATPNSSSISSASSEALNEEKPKTEDNEEEGGEDQQEKSHTKKQLKAKKNNQKRQREARVAFMTKSEVDHLEDGYRWRKYGQKAVKNSPFPRSYYRCTTASCNVKKRVERSFRDPSTVVTTYEGQHTHISPLTSRPISTGGFFGSSGAASSLGNGCFGFPIDGSTLISPQFQQLVQYHHQQQQQELMSCFGGVNEYLNSHANEYGDDNRVKKSRVLVKDNGLLQDVVPSHMLKEE
- a CDS encoding RNA helicase family protein (RNA helicase family protein; FUNCTIONS IN: in 7 functions; LOCATED IN: membrane, chloroplast envelope; EXPRESSED IN: 23 plant structures; EXPRESSED DURING: 13 growth stages; CONTAINS InterPro DOMAIN/s: Helicase-associated domain (InterPro:IPR007502), ATPase, AAA+ type, core (InterPro:IPR003593), DNA/RNA helicase, DEAD/DEAH box type, N-terminal (InterPro:IPR011545), Domain of unknown function DUF1605 (InterPro:IPR011709), DEAD-like helicase, N-terminal (InterPro:IPR014001), DNA/RNA helicase, C-terminal (InterPro:IPR001650), Helicase, superfamily 1/2, ATP-binding domain (InterPro:IPR014021); BEST Arabidopsis thaliana protein match is: RNA helicase family protein (TAIR:AT3G62310.1); Has 10530 Blast hits to 9574 proteins in 1628 species: Archae - 0; Bacteria - 3453; Metazoa - 2465; Fungi - 1286; Plants - 884; Viruses - 707; Other Eukaryotes - 1735 (source: NCBI BLink).), with the protein product MGTERKRKVSLFDVMEDPSLSSKNTKSNGLGLAAAAGGGSNLINKWNGKAYSQRYFEILEKRRDLPVWLQKDDFLNTLNSNQTLILVGETGSGKTTQIPQFVLDAVVADNSDKGRKWLVGCTQPRRVAAMSVSRRVADEMDVSIGEEVGYSIRFEDCTSSRTMLKYLTDGMLLREAMADPLLERYKVIILDEAHERTLATDVLFGLLKEVLRNRPDLKLVVMSATLEAEKFQEYFSGAPLMKVPGRLHPVEIFYTQEPERDYLEAAIRTVVQIHMCEPPGDILVFLTGEEEIEDACRKINKEVSNLGDQVGPVKVVPLYSTLPPAMQQKIFDPAPVPLTEGGPAGRKIVVSTNIAETSLTIDGIVYVIDPGFAKQKVYNPRIRVESLLVSPISKASAHQRSGRAGRTRPGKCFRLYTEKSFNNDLQPQTYPEILRSNLANTVLTLKKLGIDDLVHFDFMDPPAPETLMRALEVLNYLGALDDEGNLTKTGEIMSEFPLDPQMSKMLIVSPEFNCSNEILSVSAMLSVPNCFVRPREAQKAADEAKARFGHIDGDHLTLLNVYHAYKQNNEDPNWCFENFVNNRAMKSADNVRQQLVRIMSRFNLKMCSTDFNSRDYYVNIRKAMLAGYFMQVAHLERTGHYLTVKDNQVVHLHPSNCLDHKPEWVIYNEYVLTTRNFIRTVTDIRGEWLVDVAQHYYDLSNFPNCEAKRALEKLYKKREREKNESKNRK